Proteins encoded by one window of Halomonas chromatireducens:
- a CDS encoding monovalent cation/H+ antiporter complex subunit F — protein MDTVILISQVLMSLALILAFVRVVRGPSLPDRVVALELFASIVVGLVGVYAIKVDVSSFLDAAIVIALMGFLAAIGFARFLERGGPRDD, from the coding sequence GTGGATACCGTAATCCTGATCAGCCAAGTGCTCATGAGCCTTGCCCTGATCCTGGCCTTCGTGAGGGTGGTTCGCGGCCCCAGCCTGCCCGACCGGGTGGTGGCGCTGGAGCTGTTCGCCAGCATCGTGGTGGGCCTCGTGGGTGTCTATGCCATAAAGGTGGACGTATCAAGCTTTCTGGATGCCGCCATCGTGATCGCGCTGATGGGCTTTCTGGCTGCCATCGGCTTCGCCCGTTTCCTGGAGCGAGGAGGGCCGAGGGATGATTGA
- a CDS encoding Na+/H+ antiporter subunit E encodes MTGAIWNLLLALAWVILSGDFSGTNLVIGLVFGYVTLVLIEPQVPALKGYPVRIPRILRFLGFFIKELVQANLRVGFDILTPPWHMKPGVIAMPLEARTELEITMVANLISLTPGTLSLDVSDDRKVLYIHAMFLDDEEELRRNLKEMECRALELFR; translated from the coding sequence ATGACGGGGGCGATATGGAATCTGCTGCTGGCCCTGGCCTGGGTCATTCTCAGCGGTGACTTCTCGGGCACGAACCTGGTCATCGGTCTGGTGTTCGGCTATGTCACGCTGGTGCTCATCGAGCCCCAGGTGCCGGCTCTCAAGGGCTATCCGGTCCGCATTCCACGTATCCTGCGTTTCCTTGGCTTCTTCATCAAAGAGCTGGTCCAGGCCAACCTGCGTGTCGGTTTCGACATACTGACGCCACCCTGGCACATGAAGCCGGGGGTGATTGCCATGCCGCTGGAGGCGCGTACCGAGCTCGAGATCACCATGGTCGCCAACCTGATATCCCTGACGCCGGGTACCCTGAGCCTGGATGTCTCCGACGATCGCAAGGTGCTCTACATTCATGCCATGTTCCTCGACGATGAGGAGGAGCTGCGCCGTAACCTCAAGGAAATGGAATGTCGTGCCCTGGAGCTGTTCCGCTAA
- a CDS encoding Na+/H+ antiporter subunit D, giving the protein MRPEVALPVLLPLLSGALSLLFWRSRPTQRFIAVAGNVALLGVSLWLLVSVSLDDYVVIQMGGWEAPIGITLVADMLSAVMIVLTGIIGLALAVYSLASTGPGHEKFGYYPLMHLLLAGVAGAFLTGDIFNLYVWFEVMLVASFALLILGGEKAQMEGAIKYVTLNLLASVIFLTAIGLTYGMVGTLNMADIAQRLAAAENQGMVEVLAVMFMIAFGIKAAAFPLFFWLPASYHTPPVAVSALFAGLLTKVGVYSLYRVFTLMFDQTLGYTQDLLLWGAALTMVTGVLGAAAQFEFRRILSFHIVSQIGYMILGLALFTPLAIAGGIFAVMHNIVVKTNLFLISGITRRLQGTYELKKMGGLYRERPWLAVAFFLSAFSLAGIPPLSGFFAKFVLIRAGIEAGAYVVTGVALAVGLMTLYSMVKIWNEVFWKTLPEDNLVPVEQVVVGDDSRMVPASLWLMYLPVAVLALFALLIGLFAEPLMVAMNQIGDQLMNPQGYIEAVLGGDAGIDDVLVETPDEEMTP; this is encoded by the coding sequence GTGAGGCCTGAAGTTGCACTGCCCGTTCTCCTGCCCTTGCTGTCGGGTGCCCTGTCGCTGCTGTTCTGGCGCTCGCGACCCACGCAGCGCTTCATCGCCGTGGCCGGCAATGTCGCGCTGCTGGGCGTGTCGCTCTGGCTGCTGGTTTCAGTAAGCCTTGATGACTATGTGGTGATCCAGATGGGCGGCTGGGAGGCCCCCATCGGCATCACCCTGGTCGCGGATATGCTCAGCGCGGTGATGATCGTGCTGACCGGTATCATTGGCCTGGCGCTGGCGGTCTATTCGCTGGCCTCCACTGGCCCCGGCCACGAGAAGTTCGGCTACTATCCCCTGATGCATCTGCTGCTGGCCGGCGTCGCCGGTGCCTTTCTCACCGGTGATATCTTCAACCTCTATGTCTGGTTCGAGGTAATGCTGGTGGCCTCCTTTGCGCTGCTGATTCTTGGCGGCGAAAAGGCGCAGATGGAAGGGGCGATCAAGTACGTGACCCTCAACCTGCTGGCGTCGGTGATCTTTCTTACCGCCATCGGTCTGACCTACGGGATGGTCGGTACGCTCAACATGGCCGATATCGCCCAGCGCCTGGCGGCGGCCGAGAACCAGGGCATGGTCGAGGTGCTGGCGGTCATGTTCATGATCGCCTTCGGCATCAAGGCGGCGGCCTTCCCGCTGTTCTTCTGGCTGCCGGCCTCCTATCACACGCCTCCGGTGGCGGTCTCGGCCCTGTTTGCAGGCTTGCTCACCAAGGTGGGCGTCTACTCCTTGTATCGCGTCTTCACGCTGATGTTCGACCAAACCCTGGGCTACACCCAGGATCTGCTGCTGTGGGGTGCGGCGCTAACCATGGTGACCGGCGTGCTCGGGGCCGCGGCGCAGTTCGAGTTCCGGCGCATTCTCTCTTTCCATATCGTCAGCCAGATCGGCTACATGATTCTCGGGCTTGCGCTGTTCACGCCACTCGCCATTGCCGGCGGGATCTTCGCGGTGATGCACAACATCGTGGTCAAGACCAACCTGTTCCTGATCAGCGGCATCACCCGTCGACTCCAGGGAACCTATGAGCTGAAGAAGATGGGCGGGCTCTATCGTGAGCGCCCCTGGCTGGCCGTGGCCTTCTTCCTGTCGGCCTTTTCCCTGGCCGGCATCCCGCCGCTTTCCGGCTTCTTCGCCAAGTTCGTCCTCATACGCGCCGGTATCGAGGCTGGCGCCTACGTGGTCACCGGTGTTGCCCTGGCGGTCGGTCTGATGACGCTTTACTCCATGGTCAAGATATGGAACGAGGTGTTCTGGAAGACCCTGCCCGAGGATAACCTGGTGCCGGTGGAGCAGGTCGTGGTGGGGGACGATAGCCGCATGGTGCCGGCAAGCCTCTGGCTCATGTACCTTCCGGTGGCGGTGCTGGCGCTCTTTGCCCTGTTGATTGGTCTGTTCGCTGAACCGCTGATGGTTGCCATGAACCAGATCGGCGATCAGTTGATGAACCCTCAGGGCTATATCGAGGCAGTGCTGGGGGGGGATGCCGGAATCGACGATGTGCTTGTCGAGACGCCTGACGAGGAGATGACGCCATGA
- a CDS encoding Na+/H+ antiporter subunit C has product MEPVMAVAIGLLYASAIFLMLRRSIVKLVIGLMLLSNAANLLIFTSAGMTRGAPPLIPEGLTAPLGPVADPLPQAVVLTAIVIAFGVLAFAVVLIRRAYEIVKADDLDKMKETDT; this is encoded by the coding sequence ATGGAGCCGGTGATGGCCGTGGCCATTGGCCTGCTGTATGCGTCAGCGATCTTCTTGATGCTGCGTCGCTCGATCGTCAAGCTGGTGATCGGACTGATGCTGCTCTCCAATGCCGCCAACCTGTTGATCTTCACTTCGGCGGGCATGACCCGTGGGGCGCCACCCCTGATCCCCGAGGGGCTGACAGCGCCCCTCGGCCCGGTGGCAGATCCCTTGCCCCAAGCGGTGGTGCTCACCGCTATCGTAATCGCCTTCGGCGTGCTGGCCTTTGCCGTGGTATTGATCCGTCGTGCCTACGAGATCGTCAAAGCCGATGACCTGGACAAGATGAAGGAAACCGATACGTGA
- a CDS encoding Na+/H+ antiporter subunit B, producing the protein MVKSGTLILHTAARILMPLQLLFSVFLLLRGHDEPGGGFIAGLVAAGAFTLYLFAFGVSATREVLRMVDARDLIGMGLLLGMISVFPAWFMDQPFLTAQWWEIPGIDFKASSPLIFDVGVYLAVLGSVLAMVMTLMEVDKDEP; encoded by the coding sequence ATGGTTAAGTCAGGCACCTTGATACTGCACACCGCCGCTCGGATACTGATGCCGCTGCAGCTGCTGTTCTCGGTGTTCCTGCTGTTGCGGGGACACGATGAGCCGGGCGGGGGGTTCATTGCCGGGCTGGTGGCTGCCGGCGCTTTCACCCTCTACTTGTTCGCCTTCGGCGTGAGTGCCACCCGGGAGGTGCTTCGCATGGTCGATGCCCGTGACCTGATCGGCATGGGCCTGTTGTTGGGCATGATCTCGGTTTTTCCAGCCTGGTTCATGGATCAACCCTTCTTGACCGCCCAGTGGTGGGAGATTCCCGGCATCGACTTCAAGGCATCGAGTCCATTGATTTTCGATGTGGGGGTCTACCTGGCGGTGCTGGGGTCGGTGCTGGCCATGGTCATGACACTGATGGAGGTGGACAAGGATGAACCTTGA
- a CDS encoding putative monovalent cation/H+ antiporter subunit A, translating into MQLAVLSGFVLAAFSPLLHRWFGERTSFVLAAFPAALSLGFLSLMPAVMSGETLTFGVEWVPSLGMSLTFVVDGLSLLFSLLITVIGTFVLIYAGGYLKGHPDLVRFHIALVAFMVSMLGLVLADGLITLFVFWELTSITSYLLIGFNHADLEARKSARQGLFVTFGGGLALMAGLVMLGIAGGSWSFAELGTMGDVLREHDLYAPLLICLLLGAFTKSAQFPFHFWLPNAMAAPTPVSAYLHSATMVKAGIYLMARLQPSLGGTEMWVGILSVVGAITMFTGAFLAIRHTNIKKLLAYSTIMALGTLTMLLGIGTEGALIAFVTFLLAHSLYKGALFMVAGILDHETGTKDVSAMGGLRSLMPVTALVAMIAALSLAGAPPLFGFIAKELMFESVLEAGAFRWLILLLAFSAAFLTIAVAAIVALRPFFGERRSTPRVAHEAPVSMLLGPAVLAVLSLLLGLVPVLAGMGLLTAAASAVMGEPVTVSLALWHGINLPLIMSLVSLVLGYVVFRHWDRVRARLARLDPLIARGPEAGYEAFMHWITVVSDWQTRILQNGYMRNYLMVMVLTLIALIGNSLLLRHSPEIAFHLDVRFHEVVVAAMMVMGALFAAITRSRLSAVVSVGIMGFSIALIFILFSAPDLGITQLLVETLTVILLVLVLFRLPRFASLSTPLERVRDLLVAGTVGVLITLLVLTAWGIDQFVPISGYMIENSVPLAHGRNIVNVILVDYRALDTLGEIFVLALAAIGVIAMLKLRAAEKPKPATKEKESADG; encoded by the coding sequence ATGCAACTAGCCGTGCTTTCGGGTTTCGTGCTCGCCGCCTTTTCCCCGCTGCTGCATCGCTGGTTCGGGGAGCGTACGAGCTTCGTGCTGGCCGCATTCCCGGCTGCCCTGTCCCTGGGGTTCCTGTCCCTCATGCCTGCGGTGATGAGTGGGGAGACGCTGACTTTCGGCGTAGAGTGGGTGCCTTCATTGGGCATGAGCCTGACTTTCGTTGTCGATGGGCTTTCGCTGCTGTTTTCCCTGTTGATCACGGTGATCGGTACTTTCGTGCTGATCTATGCCGGCGGCTATCTCAAGGGCCATCCCGATCTGGTGCGTTTCCATATCGCCCTTGTGGCTTTCATGGTGTCGATGCTTGGCCTGGTCCTGGCCGATGGCCTGATCACGCTGTTCGTCTTCTGGGAGCTGACCAGTATCACCTCCTACCTGCTGATCGGCTTCAATCATGCTGACCTGGAGGCGCGCAAGTCGGCCCGTCAGGGGTTGTTCGTCACCTTCGGCGGTGGGCTGGCGCTGATGGCGGGGCTGGTGATGCTGGGTATTGCCGGCGGCAGCTGGTCGTTCGCCGAGCTGGGCACCATGGGTGACGTGCTGCGTGAGCATGACCTCTATGCACCGCTGCTGATCTGTCTGCTGCTGGGCGCCTTCACCAAATCGGCCCAGTTTCCGTTTCACTTTTGGTTGCCCAATGCCATGGCGGCACCCACACCGGTGTCGGCCTACCTCCACTCGGCGACCATGGTCAAGGCTGGGATCTACCTCATGGCGCGACTGCAGCCGAGCCTGGGCGGCACCGAGATGTGGGTCGGCATCCTCTCGGTGGTGGGAGCCATCACCATGTTCACCGGCGCCTTCCTGGCCATTCGCCATACCAATATCAAGAAGTTGCTGGCCTACTCAACGATCATGGCACTGGGAACCCTGACCATGCTGCTGGGTATCGGCACAGAGGGTGCGCTCATCGCCTTCGTCACCTTCCTGCTGGCCCACTCCCTCTACAAGGGCGCTTTGTTCATGGTGGCTGGCATTCTCGACCATGAGACCGGTACCAAGGACGTAAGCGCCATGGGAGGGCTGCGTTCGCTGATGCCGGTCACGGCGCTGGTAGCCATGATTGCCGCCCTGTCGCTGGCTGGTGCGCCACCGCTGTTTGGCTTCATTGCCAAGGAACTGATGTTCGAGTCGGTTCTCGAAGCCGGTGCCTTTCGCTGGTTGATCCTGCTGCTGGCCTTCTCGGCGGCGTTCCTGACCATTGCCGTGGCCGCCATCGTGGCATTACGGCCCTTCTTCGGCGAGCGTCGCTCAACCCCGCGGGTGGCTCACGAGGCGCCGGTCTCTATGCTGCTTGGTCCTGCCGTGCTGGCGGTGCTCTCGCTGCTGCTCGGCCTGGTCCCGGTGCTGGCCGGCATGGGGCTGCTCACTGCTGCCGCCTCGGCGGTGATGGGCGAGCCGGTCACCGTCTCGCTGGCGCTGTGGCACGGCATCAACCTGCCCCTGATCATGTCGTTGGTCAGCCTGGTCCTGGGCTACGTGGTGTTTCGCCACTGGGATCGGGTGCGTGCGCGCCTGGCAAGGCTCGACCCGCTTATCGCGCGGGGGCCCGAGGCTGGCTATGAGGCCTTCATGCACTGGATCACCGTGGTCTCCGACTGGCAGACCCGAATCCTGCAAAACGGCTATATGCGCAACTACCTCATGGTGATGGTGCTGACGCTGATCGCGCTGATCGGTAACTCCTTGCTGCTGCGTCACTCCCCGGAGATTGCCTTCCACCTCGACGTCCGTTTCCACGAAGTGGTCGTGGCGGCGATGATGGTGATGGGGGCGCTGTTTGCCGCCATCACCCGATCGCGGCTAAGCGCGGTGGTATCGGTGGGCATCATGGGCTTCTCAATCGCCCTGATCTTCATCCTGTTCAGTGCGCCCGACCTGGGCATTACCCAACTGCTGGTGGAAACCCTGACCGTGATCCTGCTGGTGCTGGTGCTCTTCCGCCTGCCACGCTTCGCCAGCCTGTCGACTCCCCTGGAGCGGGTGCGCGATCTTCTGGTGGCGGGCACTGTCGGTGTGCTGATCACCCTGCTGGTGTTGACGGCCTGGGGAATCGATCAGTTCGTGCCCATCTCGGGCTACATGATCGAAAACAGCGTACCGCTGGCCCATGGGCGCAATATCGTCAACGTGATCCTGGTGGACTACCGGGCGCTGGATACTCTGGGTGAGATCTTCGTGCTGGCTCTGGCGGCGATCGGTGTCATTGCCATGCTCAAGCTGCGTGCGGCAGAGAAACCCAAGCCCGCGACGAAGGAGAAGGAGTCCGCCGATGGTTAA